Below is a genomic region from Hippea sp. KM1.
TTGGCATAGGCCTCTATCATCTTATAGATCTTTGTCTCCCTGTCGGGTGAGTAAAAGGGCAGGTTGTGTTTGCGCTTGATCCTGCCCACCTCCTTTACAAGATTCGCCCTTTCTTCCAATAGCTCTATGATTCTTTTGTCTATATCGCTTATCTTATCCCTTAAGCGAGAGAGCTCTATAGAAACTGCGTTGTCATCTTTCTCCATTTTTCCCATCTCTTGGCAAGCAGCTTTTTCTTGGAGAGTTTTGTAAGCTCTCCGAGGCTCTTTGTTATGAACCCCTTTACCCTGTTTGCCATCTCATCGTAATTCCTGTGAGCGCCGCCTATGGGCTCTTTGATTATCTCATCGATCACGCCAAGTTCATACAGATCCTTGGCCGTTACCTTCATGGCTTTGGCTGCCTCAATGGAGTGGCTGGCATCCCTCCATAGGATCGATGAGCACCCCTCAGGCGATATGACCCCGTATATGGAAAACTCAAGCATGCCTATCCTATCACCCACAGCTATAGCCAAAGCACCGCCTGAGCCACCCTCGCCGGTTATGATGCTAACCACAGGCACGCTCACCTTGAACATGGTGTATAAGTTTACCGCTATGGCCTCGGATTGTCCCCTCTCCTCAGCCCCAATGCCTGGATATGCGCCGGGTGTGTCGACAAATGTTATTATGGGCATATTGAACTTTTCGGCCAGCTTCATGATCCTCTGGGATTTCCTGTATCCCTCCGGGTTGGCCATGCCGAAGTTTCTGTATAGGTTGTCCTTTGTGTTTTTACCCTTCTGATGGCCGATGATTGCCACCCTTTGTCCGTCTAAATATCCAAACCCGGCCACGATGGCCTTATCGTCTGCAAAGTGCCTATCGCCGTGCACCTCTGTAAAATCGTCAATTATACGCTCGATATAATCCAATGTATAAGGCCTGTTTGGGTGTCTTGCGATCTTTATAATCTTGTCTATGGAGAGGTTCTCAAACTCCTTCTTGAGTATCTGGTTTTTCTTGTTTTCTAACTGTTCTATCTCCTGTTTTACATCCAATCCCCGCTCTTCTGCCATCTTCTTTAGGTTTTCTATCTGCTCCTCTATCTCATAGATGGGTTTTTCAAAGTCCAGCAAAAACATCGTATCCTCCTATTCTTTATCAAGACCAAATGCTTCATGCAGGGATCTTACGGCAAGCTCTGTGTATTTTTCATCAATCAGACACGATATCTTTATCTCTGAGGTCGATATAGCCCTTATGTTTATGTTCTCCCTTGCCAATGTCTCAAACATCTTGGCAGCAACGCCCGGATGAGACCTCATACCCACACCGACAACGGAGACCTTGGCGACATCCTTGTTTATGCTAACCTCACCGGCTTTTAGCTCCTCGGCCAGTCTCTTTAATACATCAAACGCCTTATCCGCCTCATCCCTCTGAACGGTAAAGGAAATATCCGTGGTTTTTCCGTCATCGCTAACATTCTGAACGATCATGTCGACATTTATGTTGTTTGCGGCTATCTCTTCAAATATCTTGGCAGCAACGCCGGGTCTGTCTTCAACCTTGTTTATCTTAAGTCTCGCCTGATTCTTATCCTGAGCTATGCCGGAAACAACGATCTTCTCCATTTCCTTATCCTCCTTTGTTACTAATGTCCCTGGATTGAAGGTAAAGCTGGAAAGCACCATTATAGGAACATTATACTTCATACCAAACTCAACGGAGCGTATCTGTAAGACCTTAGCACCCAAACTTGCAAGCTCCATCATCTCAGAATAGCTTATCTTATCCAGCTTCCTTGCGTTTTTGACTATCCTTGGGTCTGCTGTGTATATGCCATCAACATCGGTGTATATCTCGCATACATCGGCCTTAAGCGCTGCGGCTATGGCCACAGCCGTTGTGTCTGAGCCACCCCTTCCCAGGGTTGTGACATCACCCGTTGTATGGCTTATCCCCTGGAATCCTGCAACGATCACTATCTCGCCGTCGTCCAAATGCTTCATGATGTTCTCTGTATTGATGGATTTTATCCTTGCCTTGGTATGGACCTCATCGGTTATTATGCCGCACTGTCTTCCTGTCATGGCCACGGCCTTTGCCCCTATGGCATTGAGCCTTATGGCCACCAGAGCGCTGGATATGCGCTCGCCGCTTGATAGGAGCAGGTCCATCTCCCTTTCACTTGGGCGGTCGGATAGCTCCTTGGCCATCTTGATTAATTTATCTGTTTCGCCTGCCATAGCCGATACTATGGCGACTACCTTATTGCCTTTGTCTGCTGTCTCCTTGATATGCTGGGCCACAATTCTGATTCTCTCTAAGGACCCAACGCTTGTCCCACCGTATTTCTGAACAATAAGAGCCATTTTAAAAGCCCTCCTAAATCAGGATTTCCCTTTTTCCCCTGTGATCGGGTTTTGATAGTATACCTTTTTTTTCCATCTGTTCAACAATTCTTGCAGCTTTATTGTATCCTATTTTCAATCGCCTCTGCAAGTAAGATATGCTGGGGTTTCCGCCCTCTTTTATGATCTGCACGGCCTCATCAAACATGGGGTCTAACTCCTCATCGTCGTCTATTTGGCTCACCTCTTTTGTGGCCTCCATCAACTCCTCGTTGTATTCCGGTTCGCCCTGGGATTTCACAAAATCCGTAATGCGTTTGATTTCGTTATCGCTGATGAATGCGCCATGGATTCTCTCTAATGTTGATGAGCCGGGCTGCATAAACAGCATATCACCCCTGCCGAGCAGGGCTTCTGCACCCTGGGTGTCAAGGATCGTTCTTGAGTCGACCTTGGATGTGACCTTAAACGATATCCTTGCAGGGAAGTTGGCCTTAATCAGGCCCGTCACCACATCAACACTGGGCCTTTGCGTGGCGACGATCATGTGTATGCCGCTTGCCCTGGCCTTTTGCGCCAGTCTTTCGATATACATCTCCACCTTCTTGCCCGATGTCATCATGAGGTCGGCAAGCTCATCAACCACAACAACGATATAGGGCATGGGTGGATAGTCGATTTGATTCGCCTTTGCCTTTTTGTTGAATCCCTCGATGTTTCTGACGCCCGCTTCATACATGATCTTGTATCGGGTTTCCATTTCGTTTATCAGTGCGCTTAGGGCTGCTGCGGCCTCTTTTGGATCGGTTACAACCGGCATCATCATGTGCGGTATGCCGTCGTATATGGAAAGCTCTAAGATCTTGGGGTCTATCATAACAAACTTAACCTCATCCGGCTTGGCCTTATAGAGTATGCTTATTATCATGGTGTTCAGTGAGACGCTTTTGCCTGAGCCTGTTGCACCTGCTATCAGCAGATGGGGCATCCTGGTCAGGTCTGCAACGAAGGGGCTTCCCACCGTATCCTTGCCAAGCCCCAAGGTTAGCTTGGATGATGAGTTGATAAATGTCTTGGACGATAAGATCTCCCTCATGAATACGGTCTGCCTGTTTCTGTTGGATATCTCTATGCCTACGACCGCCTTGCCCGGCACTGGCGCTATGATCCTTACCGACATGGCCTCCATGGCCAGCGCCAGATCGTTGTATAGGTTGGCTATTTTGCTTATCTTAATGCCGGATTTGGGCCTGAATTCATACATCGTAACCACAGGCCCCGGCTTTACGCTGACAACCTTACCCTCAACGCCGAAGTGCTTGAGCTTTTCCTCGAGTTTTCTGGCGTTTTCCTCTATCTCTTCCCTGTTTAGTTCATCATCCCCCACCTTTAGGGGTTCATCCAATAGGTCAATAGGCGGGAATGTGTATCCGTCTTCTGTTTTTGTCTGTATTTGGTCAAGTGTTTCTTCTTTTTTGTTTTTCAGGTATTGGGTGTCTATCTCAAAGGGTGTATCTGTTTTGTCTTCCTGGACGGGTTTTGAATCCTGGGTGCGGTTTTCCTCTGCCTGCTGCGGCTGCTCTTTCGGGTTTTCCTCCTCGGGTGGCTCTATTTTAACTTTTTTTTTTGAGCTGGCTTGCTCCTTGGGTTTTTCTATAGCTTTGCTCTTGTGTGGTATCTTCTGGATTATGGTTGAAATAAACTCCTTCTGGCTTAGGTATAGCGCCCCCAAAGATACAGGCAAAACGATCAGGAATGTGCCTATCTTGCCCAAGAAGAACTCCACCGAGGAGCCCAGCATATAACCCAAAGCACCGCAGAGAAAGAAGCCGTTTCTTGTTAAGTTAGCTCTGTTTATGCCTATCAAGGCATACAGTATAATATCAAACAGTATCAAAAATATGATCCAGAATATTACGCTCCTTCCAAATTTCAACGGGCTTTTTAGATAGGAGAAGGAGCTTAAGGCAAGAAGGAGCGGAGCAAGATAGCCCGCTATGCCAAATCTGTTTAAGATGAAGTATGAGACATTGGCGCCAAAAAGCCCTATGAAGTTCCTTATCCTGGTGTGCGGATAGAACACATCACCAAAGTTGTATGAGATTAGCGCAAGGAACAGTATCAAGGAAACAAAAAGGACAAACAGAACGAAACCGCTGACTCTTCTCATGCTAAATCTCCATGATAATGGGCAGCACCATGGGGCTTCTCATGAGCTTTTTGTGTAAAAACTTGTTCATTGCCTTTCTGATCTTCTTTTTTATCTCATAGGCGTCGGTTTTTAGGTCAACACCGCTTTGGTTTATGAGGTTTTTGACCATCATTGTGGCCTCATGCAGCAGCTTTTGGGATTTTTCCTCATACAGAAGGCCCTTTGTTATGATCTCTGGATCGCTTAATAGCTCGCCTGTTGTATTGCTTACCGTTACGATAACCACAACAAAGCCGTCCGTTGATAGCTTTATCCTGTCCCTTATTACCACATCTTCTATATCGCCCACGCCCTTACCGTCAACAAATACCCTGCCGGTGCGTATTTTGTCTGTGACCTTAGCGTCGTTCTTTGTAAGCGTCAGCACATCACCGTTGTCTATGGTGAAGATGTTGCGTGGCGGTATGCCTAACTCCTCTGCTATCGTTGAGTGTTGTTTCCTCATCATGTATTCGCCGTGTATGGGCATGAAGTATTGCGGCCTTACCATGTTTATCATGAGCTTTAACTCCTCCTGCGATGCATGACCCGATACATGGACATTGGAATTGCCCTCATAGAACACTCGAGCGCCTTTTCTGGATAGGGTGTTTATTATCTTCAGGATGGCCCTTTCGTTCCCCGGTATGGCCTTGGCCGATATAACCACCGTATCGGTGGGTTTTATCTTTATGTTTTTATGCTCACCTAAGGCTATCCTCGACAATCCGCTCATGGGCTCCCCCTGGGAGCCTGTCGTGACTA
It encodes:
- a CDS encoding aspartate kinase, with product MALIVQKYGGTSVGSLERIRIVAQHIKETADKGNKVVAIVSAMAGETDKLIKMAKELSDRPSEREMDLLLSSGERISSALVAIRLNAIGAKAVAMTGRQCGIITDEVHTKARIKSINTENIMKHLDDGEIVIVAGFQGISHTTGDVTTLGRGGSDTTAVAIAAALKADVCEIYTDVDGIYTADPRIVKNARKLDKISYSEMMELASLGAKVLQIRSVEFGMKYNVPIMVLSSFTFNPGTLVTKEDKEMEKIVVSGIAQDKNQARLKINKVEDRPGVAAKIFEEIAANNINVDMIVQNVSDDGKTTDISFTVQRDEADKAFDVLKRLAEELKAGEVSINKDVAKVSVVGVGMRSHPGVAAKMFETLARENINIRAISTSEIKISCLIDEKYTELAVRSLHEAFGLDKE
- a CDS encoding FtsK/SpoIIIE family DNA translocase: MRRVSGFVLFVLFVSLILFLALISYNFGDVFYPHTRIRNFIGLFGANVSYFILNRFGIAGYLAPLLLALSSFSYLKSPLKFGRSVIFWIIFLILFDIILYALIGINRANLTRNGFFLCGALGYMLGSSVEFFLGKIGTFLIVLPVSLGALYLSQKEFISTIIQKIPHKSKAIEKPKEQASSKKKVKIEPPEEENPKEQPQQAEENRTQDSKPVQEDKTDTPFEIDTQYLKNKKEETLDQIQTKTEDGYTFPPIDLLDEPLKVGDDELNREEIEENARKLEEKLKHFGVEGKVVSVKPGPVVTMYEFRPKSGIKISKIANLYNDLALAMEAMSVRIIAPVPGKAVVGIEISNRNRQTVFMREILSSKTFINSSSKLTLGLGKDTVGSPFVADLTRMPHLLIAGATGSGKSVSLNTMIISILYKAKPDEVKFVMIDPKILELSIYDGIPHMMMPVVTDPKEAAAALSALINEMETRYKIMYEAGVRNIEGFNKKAKANQIDYPPMPYIVVVVDELADLMMTSGKKVEMYIERLAQKARASGIHMIVATQRPSVDVVTGLIKANFPARISFKVTSKVDSRTILDTQGAEALLGRGDMLFMQPGSSTLERIHGAFISDNEIKRITDFVKSQGEPEYNEELMEATKEVSQIDDDEELDPMFDEAVQIIKEGGNPSISYLQRRLKIGYNKAARIVEQMEKKGILSKPDHRGKREILI
- a CDS encoding acetyl-CoA carboxylase carboxyltransferase subunit alpha, producing MFLLDFEKPIYEIEEQIENLKKMAEERGLDVKQEIEQLENKKNQILKKEFENLSIDKIIKIARHPNRPYTLDYIERIIDDFTEVHGDRHFADDKAIVAGFGYLDGQRVAIIGHQKGKNTKDNLYRNFGMANPEGYRKSQRIMKLAEKFNMPIITFVDTPGAYPGIGAEERGQSEAIAVNLYTMFKVSVPVVSIITGEGGSGGALAIAVGDRIGMLEFSIYGVISPEGCSSILWRDASHSIEAAKAMKVTAKDLYELGVIDEIIKEPIGGAHRNYDEMANRVKGFITKSLGELTKLSKKKLLAKRWEKWRKMTTQFL